The Panicum hallii strain FIL2 chromosome 9, PHallii_v3.1, whole genome shotgun sequence genome has a window encoding:
- the LOC112873162 gene encoding uncharacterized protein LOC112873162, giving the protein MGPLHHFSGISVARRGDGLFLPQRQYLLDILDRAGMHDCKSCSTPVETHSKLSADGTPVTDPTHYRSIAGALHYLTFTHPDIAFAVQQVCLFMHDPREPHLAAMKQILWYLQGSHDLDLRLSRSAPLELTVYSDADWAGCPDTRRSTSGYAVFLGDNLVSWSSKRQATVSRSSAEAEYRGVANGVAEACWLRQLLGKEL; this is encoded by the coding sequence ATGGGTCCACTTCATCATTTCTCGGGGATTTCAGTTGCGCGCCGTGGTGATGGTCTGTTTCTTCCACAGCGACAGTATCTCTTGGACATTCTGGACAGGGCGGGCATGCATGACTGCAAGTCGTGCTCCACTCCCGTGGAGACCCACTCCAAGTTGTCAGCTGACGGTACGCCTGTGACAGATCCTACTCACTATCGTAGTATTGCTGGAGCCTTGCACTACCTCACTTTCACTCATCCAGACATCGCCTTCGCTGTTCAGCAAGTGTGCCTGTTCATGCATGACCCCAGAGAACCTCACCTCGCTGCTATGAAACAGATCCTCTGGTATTTGCAGGGCAGCCATGACCTCGATCTTCGCCTTTCTCGGAGTGCACCTCTTGAACTTACAGTGTACTCTGATGCAGACTGGGCAGGATGTCCAGACACTCGCCGCTCCACCTCTGGGTACGCTGTGTTCCTTGGTGACAACCTTGTTTCATGGTCTTCCAAGCGTCAGGCAACAGTGTCCCGTTCGAGTGCTGAGGCCGAGTATCGAGGCGTGGCAAATGGCGTCGCTGAAGCTTGTTGGCTGCGGCAGCTGCTTG
- the LOC112873142 gene encoding transcription factor GHD7-like, translating to MSASGAACRVCGGAGECGACHGHGIGGGRCGVAVADLNRGFPGMWHQAAEEEHGHGIVVGGGAAAAAGLQEFQFFGHDEDHESVTWLFNDPAPHLHRGPAAAAVGNGVAEAAEQRRAPPLFDGYAHVQYGQMPGHGLTFDVPLSRGGEAAAAAVLEAGLGLGGGGSNPATSSATIMTFCGGSTFTDAASSVVPGEVAAAANGSSSGGGGDPAMDREAKVMRYKEKRKRRRYEKQIRYASRKAYAEMRPRVKGRFAKVPDGEAPAPPAAAGYEPGRLDLGWFRS from the exons ATGTCGGCGTCGGGCGCCGCGTGCCGCGTGTGCGGTGGCGCGGGGGAGTGCGGCGCGTGCCATGGGCACGGGatcggcggcgggcggtgcggggtcGCTGTCGCCGACCTCAACCGCGGGTTCCCCGGGATGTGGCAccaggcggcggaggaggagcacgGCCACGGCATCGTCgtcggcgggggcgcggcggcggcggcggggctgcaGGAGTTCCAGTTCTTCGGCCACGACGAGGACCACGAGAGCGTGACGTGGCTGTTCAACGACCCGGCGCCCCACCTGCAccgcgggccggcggcggccgcggtcgGGAACGGGGTGGCCGAGGCCGCCGAGCAGCGGAGGGCGCCGCCGCTGTTCGACGGGTACGCGCACGTGCAGTACGGCCAGATGCCGGGCCACGGGCTCACGTTTGACGTGCCGCTGAGccggggcggcgaggcggccgccgcggcggtcctggaggccgggctggggctcggcggcggcggcagcaaccCGGCGACGTCCAGCGCCACAATC ATGACCTTCTGCGGCGGGAGCACGTTCACTGACGCGGCGAGCTCCGTCGTCCCGGGCGAGGTCGCTGCGGCGGCGAacgggagctcgagcggcggcggcggggacccGGCGATGGACCGGGAGGCGAAGGTGATGCGGTACAAGGAGAAGCGGAAGCGGAGGCGCTACGAGAAGCAGATCCGGTACGCCTCGCGCAAGGCCTACGCCGAGATGCGGCCGCGCGTCAAGGGCCGGTTCGCCAAGGTGCCCGACGGCGAGGCGCCGGCGCCTCCGGCCGCTGCGGGCTATGAGCCCGGCCGGCTCGACCTCGGATGGTTCCGTTCATAG